The genomic DNA GCAAACCGGCGGATGGACGCTGACCTGGCAGGGCGACGGCACGAAGCGCGAAGACTTCCCGCATGCCGACACCGTGTGGGATGGCATCAGGACGCAGGTGACGGCGGCCGGCGGCAAGGCACACCTCTCGGTGGATGGGTCGTATGAAACCAGGCCGGACGTTGCCGTGGTCGTGTTCGGCGAAGAGCCGTATGCCGAATTCCAGGGCGACCTGCCGGACCTGATGTTCAAGGGCGGCCGTTCCGGCGACCTGGAGTTGATCAAGAAGCTGAAGGCCGATGGCATCCCCGTAGTTGCCGTGTTCATCAGCGGCCGGCCGCTGTGGATGAACCGCGAAATCAACGCCGCCGATGCGTTCGTGGCGGCTTGGCTGCCGGGCTCGGAAGGCGAGGGCGTTGCCGATGTGCTGCTGCGCGGGCGTGACGAAAAGCCTCAGCATGACTTCCGCGGCAAGCTCAGCTTCTCGTGGCCCCGTCGTGCGGATCAGTACGTCAACAATGTGGGGCAGCCCGGCTATGACCCGCAGTTCGCGTTCGGCCATGGGCTCAGCTACGCCGACAACGGCGACCTCAAGGCACTGTCCGAAGAGCCCGGCATCGACCCGACCAAGACCCGAACCAGCACCTGGTTCGACCGCGGCGCTGCCAGCACCGGGCTGACCTTGCGCCTGACCGGCAGCGATGGCGCGCCGGTGGATATCGTGCATCCCAACGCGGCGACACCGGACGCGTCGATCACCATGACGGCGATCAACACCGATGTGCAGGAGGGGGCGCGCCAGTTTGATTTCAGCGGACAGGGCCTGGTTGAACTGCGCTCCAACACGCCGCTGGACCTGCTGCGGGAAACCAACGGTGACGTGCTGGTCATCGCCACGCTTCGCGTTGACGCGCTGCCGGCCAAGGCGTCGGTCAGCTACGTTGCGGCAAGCGGCAAGGCGTCGCGCGGTGAAGTGCCGATCGCCACGGCGCTGGCACGGGCGACCCCCGGCGAGTGGACCCGCATGGGCGTGCCACTGCGCTGCCTGGCGAAGGCCGGCGTGGACATGAAAGGACTGGATGTGCCGATGGGCCTGCGTGCCAGCAAGGGCGTGAAGCTGTCATTGGCCAAAGTGGCCGTGGGTTCGGAGTACGACCAGAAGGTCGACTGCGCCGGTTGAGCGGGTGCTGCGTCGACCTGGTGGTCCGGGTCGACGCAGCGCGCTGCTTAGAACAGCCCTTCGAAGGGGTTCCAGCTTTCCTTGCCCTTGACGCGCTCCATGAAGAAGCTGTAGTTGGTGCTCATGCCGACGGCGATGTTGAGCGCAGCCCACAGCGCACGGGCGACGATGTCCGGCATCACGAACGACAGCACGACCAGAATCACGTTGAGGCCGAGCACCACGAGGGCTTTGCGCCACATGCCCAGGATGGCCAGGTAGATCCAGCCGAAGAACAGGGCGAACAGGTTGACGTTGACCTTGAGCTTGTCAGCGAAGGGCAGGGCCTTCAGGGCCTCGCGGTATTCCTTGGTCTTCGGCGCGCCGTGCTGCTGGAAGAAGTCGAAGCGGAACTGCCACTTCGGGCTGACGGGGGAGGTAGTACGTGTTTCCATTGACTCTCAGGCTCCATGTAATCGTTTACATGTTAGCGATAGTCTGCGCCAATGGGTAGGGCTGGAGGGCACCACGCGGTGCGCTCGCCGAGCGCGGCTCGGCGCTACCCGACCGCGCACGCTGCCGTTGTAGCGCCGACCCATGGTCGGCGGGAGAGCAAAGGCACCGCGCGGTGCGCTCGCCGAGCGTGGCTCGGCGCTACCCGACCGCGCACGCTGCCGTTGTAGCGCCGACCCATGGTCGGCGGGAAAGCAAAGGCGCCGCGCGGTGCGCTCGCCGAGCATGGCTCGGCGCTACCCGACCGTGCACGCCGCCGTTGTAGCGCCGACCCATGGTCGGCGGGAGAGCAAAGGCGCCGCGCGGTGCGCTCGCCGAGCGTGGCTCGGCGCTACCAGACCGCGCACGCTGCCGTTGTAGCGCCGACCATGGTCGGCAGGAGAGCAAAGGCACCGCGCGGTGCGCTCGCCGAGCGTGGCTCGGCGCTACCATGGGTCCGTCAAGGGCCGTGCTTTTATTTGCCGGCCACGGCGAAGGCGGCGTGGATAAGGGCCAGATGACTCAATCCCTGGGGGGTGTTGCCCAGGCCCTGCTCGGTCGCCGGGTCCCACATTTCGGGCATCAGCCCGACGTCGTTGCGGACCCGTGCCAGAAGGGATTCGAACAACCGCTTGGCCTCTTCCGGCTCGCCCAGCAGCCCGTACGCCTCCACCATCCAGAACGCGCAGCTGATGAACGTGCCTTCGCACTCCTGCATCCCGCTGTAACGCCACAGCAGGTCCCCGCTGGCATCGCACAACTCGCGCCGCATCGCATTACGGGTGGCGATGAAGCGCTCCCGCCGAACGTCTGCCAGTCCGAAACGGCACGCCAGCATCAGGCTCGCATCCAGCCGATCGCTGCCGGCATGCATTACATAGGTCTGCCGCGCCTCGTCCCAACAGTGCGCATCGATCCAGTCCAGGATGCGCTCTTTTTCCCGCTGCCATCGCGGCAAGCGCGCGGTGGTGATATGGCCTTTTTCGGCCAGTTCGCAGGCACGTCGCAACGCCATCCAGCACTCGACCTTGGACATCGTGTAGTGCTGCATGTCTTCAAGCTCCCAGAATCCGCTGTCCTTGCGCATCCAACCGTCGGCACACTCTTCGGCCAGCTCGAACAGCAGACGCGCGGTGGAAGGGTCGAAGATATGGCCAGCATCGATCATGCGGCTGGCCATCTCCATGACGTCACCGTAGCCACAGGTCTGCAACTGGTCGGTTGCGGTATTGCCCACGCGCACCGGCTGGCTGTTGCGATAACCGGGCACCTCCACGTAACGCTCCTCTTCCACCCGCTCGCCGCGCAGCGTGAAACAGGGTGCCAAGCCAGGCCGGTGGCGGCCGATGGTGGTCATCAGCCAACTGAAACCCGCCTTCGCATCTGGCGTTGCGCCCACGCGCAGGAAAGCTTTGATCACATAGGCCGCATCGCGTACCCAGGCATAGCGGTAATCCCAGTTCTTGTCACCGCCGATGCGCTCCGGCAAGGACGCGCTGACCGCCGCGGCGATGGCACCGGTGGGCGCGAACCAGAGGAACTTCAGCGCCAGCGCGGAGCAGATCACTTCTTCCCGGTAGGTGCTCGTGCACTTCAGGTCCGCCACCCACTGTCGCCACTCCCGGTCGGAGCGGTCGATGCGCGTGTCGATCTCCTGCAGCGGCGGCACCGGCAAGACTTCATCCTGCGAGGCGAGCAGGGCGACGATGTCCTGCTCGCCCGCGTCGAGGACCAGAACGCCGCGCACCTGCCGGTCATCGCAGGTCTCCACCTGCAGTCGTGGAGAATAATGAAGCATGGTCATCACCGGGCCGACGTGGTGCACGCATCCGTTCGGCGTTTCGCTCATCCACGGCGTGCAGGTGCCGCCCCGGTTACCGGGTTGGTACAAGAGATCGAACGTGACGCTGCCGTCCAGTACGTCGACACGGCGGGCGAGTTCCGACCACGGCAGCCGACCTGCCGGGCCGCTGTTCAACGATTCGGTGATACGCGCCGTGCCACTGGCCGTCCGCACCTCGGTTTCCAGCACGTTGCTGTTATGCCGGTAACGTCGCTGCACGTGCTGGCTGTCGCGTGGCTGCAGGACGAAGCGCCCGCCCTCCGGTGCATCCAGCAGCCGGTCCAGCAGCGGCGGGGCATCCATGCACGGTGCACACCACCAGTCGATGCTGCCGTCGGGTGCGATCAGCGCACTGGAGCGGCCATCCCCGATGGCGGCGTACCCGTTGATCGGTGCATAGCCGTCCGCATCGCGCCGGGTGTCGATGCCCGCAACGTCGGCAGACGTCACGGCAGCAGCATCCCGCCCGTTGCACCGATCACTTCGCCGGTGATGTAGCTCGACTCCTGCGTTGCCAGCAGCACGTACGCCGATGCCATCTCGACCGGCTGGCCCGCACGCTTCAGCGGGGTCTGTGAACCAAACTCCGGGATCGCCTCCGGTGGCTGTCCGCCAGCAGGCTGCAGCGGGGTCCAGACCGGACCCGGCGCAACCGCGTTGACCCGGATGCCGCGCTCTGCGACCTGCTGCGCCAGCGCCTTGGTGAAGTTGACGATGGCCGCTTTCGTCGGCGCATAGTCGAGCAGGTTGGGGGAGGGCTGATACGCCTGGATCGAGGCGGTGTTGATGATGGTGGCGCCCGCCGGCAGATGCGGCAGCGCGGCCTTGCACACCCAGAACAGCGCATGGACGTTGGTGCGGAAGGTCGCGTCGAACTGTTCTGTGCTCAGGTCTTCGATTTTTTCCACCGCGACCTGCTTGCCGGCAATGTTGGCCACGACGTCCAGACCGCCAAGGGCCTCCACCGCCTTGGCCACCAGCGCACTGCAGAACTGCTCGTCCTGCAGGTCACCGGGCACCGCAACGGCCTTGCGCCCCTCGGCCTTTATCAACGCCACCACCTCGGCGGCGTCCTGTTCTTCCTCCGGCAGGTAGTTCAGCACGATATCGGCGCCCTCGCGTGCGAACGCGATCGCAACGGCGCGTCCGATGCCCGAGTCGGCGCCCGTGACCAAGGCCTTTCGTCCCTTCATGCGGCCAAGTCCGACGTACGACGTTTCGCCATGATCGGCTGAGGGGGAAAGTGCATGCACGGTGCCCGGCGCCGTCTGCACCTGCGCGGGATAGGTCGGCTGCGGGAACTGGGTAAGCGGATTCTGCATGTCGTACTGATTGCGGGTGGTCATTGCGGTTCCTTGGGGGGAGGGAGTGAGCCGAAGCGTTACAGCGTTGCGGCACCGCCGGAGATCGTCAGCAGTGCGCCCGAGGTGTAGCTCGAGCTGTCAGCCGCCAACATCACGTACGCCGAGGCGAGTTCCGCCGGCTGGCCCGGGCGACCAAACGGCGTCTGGCTGCCGAACTGCTCGACTTCCTCGGCGGCCATGCCAGCAGGAATGAAGGGGGTCCAGATCGGGCCGGGCAGCACCGCGTTCACGCGGATGCCTTTTTCGGCCAGCAGTCCTGCCAGTCCGATGGTGAGGTTGGCCAACGCGCCCTTGGTGCTGGAGTAGGGGAGGATGTTCGGAGTGGGCTTTTTCGAGTTCACCGACGCGGTATTGATGACCGAACCGCCGTCCTTCAGGTACGGCACCGACAGACGCGTGAGGTTGAATACCGCGTGCACATTGGTTTCAAACGTCTTGCGCCAGTCTTCGAGCGTGATCTCGTCGAAGGATTCGTAGTAGCGCTGGTAGGCGGCGTTGTTGACCAGAATGTCCAGTCCACCCAGCTCGTCGGTCACGCGCTTGATCAGCGCTTCGGCCTGCGCGTCATCGCTCACGTCACAAGGGCAGAGCACGGCCTTCTGGCCGGCCTTTTCGATCAGCGCGGCGATGCTCTCCGCATCTTTTTCCTCACCCTTGAGGAAAGCGATCGCCACATCGGCCCCTTCCCGTGCGTAGGCAATGGCGACGGCAGCGCCGATGCCGCTGTCGCCGCCGGTGATCAGGGCTTTCTTGCCTTTCAGCAGCCCGTGGCCGACATAGCTGTCCTCACCGTGGTCGGGGCGCGGCTCCATCTTGTCCGTCTTGCCGGGAAGGACTGCTGAGGGGTGTTGAACGGGGGCTTGGGGTAATTGGGGACTGGCATCAGCATTTACTCCGGGGGCAGCAGGGAAGCCGGAGTGTGGCGGGGCGACGGTAAAGCGCGTGGCCCCGGGATGTCTGCGTGATGTGGAGAGGGCACGGGACGAAGCGCCGCGCTGCGCGCTCGCCGAGCGTGGCTCGGCGCTACCAGACCGTGCACGCAGCCGTTGTAACGCCGAGCCGTGCTTCGGCGGGAGAGCAAAGGCGCCGCGCGGCGCGCTCGCCGAGCGTGGCTCGGCGCTACCAGGCCGTGCATGCAGCCGTTGTAGCGCCGAGCCGTGCTCGGCGGGATCCTGACTTCACGCGGCACACCGTGTTGACGGTGTAAACAGATCGTTCTGCGCTTCACTCCACGCTCACCTGGCGGTGCAATCCGCAATCAAGTTGTTGAATGCGATCAATTAAAGCGTCGGTAGCGCTATTAGTTGCATATTTGAATTAATAGCTCCGCCAATTGATGGTGTCTCCGCAGCCTGCAATCATGCGGAGCTTCCCCCTCACATGCCGCATTGGAACGTTTCCGTGGACGATAGCAACGGTGATGCGGGCTCTGAACAACCGCATGCGTGGTCACGTCGGAGATTTCTTCTGGCGTCGGCCTCGATGGCGCTGTTCGCAGCCTGCCGTCGCAGCGATACCGCTGCTGTCGGCACCCAGCCAAGCGCCAACCAGCAAGCCGACTCCGGCCCGTCAGACGCTGATGCGGCCGCAGATGCCAGGTTCCTGGCGTTGTCCAGTGCCCTGACCGGCAAGCACGATCTGGATCCCTACGTGTCCGGGCGCATCCGCGCTGCGATGGCCGTCCATGAGCCGGCCACCACGTCCACGCTGGATGCGCTCCAGCGCTTGGCCGGCACAGTGGACTCACCGGAGGAGTTCATTGCCATCCCGGCTGTCCGCGACGCTGCGTTGGTGATCGTCGCGGCCTGGTACACCGGCACGGTAGGCAAGGGCACCGACGCAGTCACCGTGGCCTACCGTGATGCGCTCATGCAGCATCCGGTCGCCGACGGCATCTTCCCGGCAACCTACGCCAGGGGTGGCCCTGCGTGGTGGGTTGCTGCGCCTCCGCCGGCCGTCGCCGCACGCTGAAAACATCCTGATCCTGTCGATAGCCGCGCGGCGCTGATGCACCGCGCCTCCGGAGTGCTGTTCCGTGAAGAAACCTACATTCAACAACGGTGACGTCGAGGCAGACGTCATCGTGGTCGGTTCCGGCGTCGTTGGCGCGCTGGTGGCCAACCAGCTCGTCGCCGCCGGTCACAGCGTGGTGATGCTGGAGGCCGGCCCGCGCCTGAAACGGGCCGAGGTCGTGCAGAACTGGCGTAACGCGAGCTTCGAACGCCGCTTGGGCAGTGACTTCCAGGGCCCGTACCCGCAGTCGCCACACGCCACTGCACCGCTGTATTTTCCAGCCAACGACTACGTCGCCCTGAGCGGCCCCGATGCCAGCAGTTTCCGCCAAGGCTTCATCAAGGCGGTCGGCGGCACTACCTGGCACTGGGCGGCGTCGTGCTGGCGCCACCTGCCGGTGGATTTCAAGATGAAGTCAGCTTACGGCGTGGGCCGCGACTGGCCCATCGCCTACGCGGACATCGAGGACTACTACTGCCGGGCAGAAGAAGCGCTAGGCGTATCGGGGCCTAATGATCCGACGCGGCAGAGCCCGCGCGAACGATCGCGGCCCTATGTGGCAGACATGATTCCCTGGGGGCACGGCGACGCCACCTTCGCCGAGGTCGTCAACCCGCACGGCTACAACCTGGTGCCGATCCCGCAGGGCCGCACCATCCAGCCCTGGAACGAGCGGCCCGCCTGTTGTGGCAACAACAACTGCCAACCCATCTGCCCGATCGGTGCCATGTACAACGGCATCCACACCGTCGATGCGGCCGAGAAGAAAGGCGCGGTCGTGCTGGAAGAGGCCGTGGTCTACCGCATCGACACCGATGCGCAGAACACCGTCACCGCCGTGCACTGGTACGACCGTGACCGGGTCAGCCACAAGGCCACCGGCCGACAGTTCGTCATCGCCTGCAACGCCCTGGAAACGCCGCGTCTGCTGCTGCTGGCGGCCAACGAACAGAACCCGACCGGCATCGCCAATGGATCTGATCAGGTCGGACGCAACATGATGGATCACTCCGGTTTCCACTGCTCCTTCATTGCCGACCGCCCGATCTGGCTCGGCCGCGGGCCGGCGCAGTCCAGCTGCATGGTCGGCCCGCGTGACGGCAGTTTCCGGGCGGACTACTCGGCCAACAAGATCATCCTCAACAACATCAGTCGCGTGCCGGTCGCTACCCAACAAGCGCTTGCGATGGGGCTGGTCGGTGATGCCCTCGACGCGGAAATCCGCCGCCGGGCGGTGTATGGCGTGGATCTGTCCATCAGCCTGGAACCCTTGCCGGACCCGACCAACCGCCTCACCCTGTCCACATCCCGGGTGGATGGGCTGGGCCTTGCCTGCCCGGACATCCACTATTCGCTCGGCGACTACGCCCGCAAGGGGTATGACAAGGCATGCGAGCAGCTGCGGCACATCGGCTCGCTGTTCAATGCCGAAGAATTCAACATCACCACCGCGCTCAATGCGAACAACCACATCATGGGGTCCACCATCATGGGCAGCGACCCGCGCGATTCGGTGGTGGATGAAAACTGCCGCGCGCACGACCACGCCAACCTGTGGCTGCCCGGCGGCAGTGCGATGGTGTCGGCAAGCGTGGTCAACAGCACCCTGACCATGGCCGCGCTGGGTCTGAAGACGGCCGACGCCATAGAGCGTGCGCTGTGAGGGCGGCTGCGCTGGTCCTGTTGGCCGCGGCGTGGGCGCTGTGCGTGCCCGCGGCCCATGCAGACGATGCGGTGGAGCGGGGACGTTACCTGGCCACGGCCGGTGACTGCATGGCCTGCCACACCAAGCCGACCGACGGCAAAGCCTACGCCGGCGGCTACGCCATCGCCTCGCCGATGGGGCAGATATGGGCCAGCAACATCACCCCGTCAGTGAAGTTCGGCATCGGCCGCTATAGCGAAGCCGACTTCGAACGCGCCGTACGCCAGGGCATCCGCAAGGATGGCGCCCGCCTGTATCCGGCGATGCCGTACACCGCGTATGCCAAGCTGAGCGAGCAGGACATCCACGATCTGTACGCCTACTTCATGGCCGAGGTGAAACCGGTCGATGAGGTGTCCCCGTCCACCGACCTGCCGTTCCCGTTCAACATGCGCTTTTCGATGGCGGGCTGGAACCTGCTGTTCCTGGATGACGCGCCGTTCGTCGCCGAGCCCGCCAAGGATGCCCAGTGGAATCGTGGCGCTTATCTGGTCGAAGGCCTAGAGCACTGCGGCAGCTGTCATACGCCGCGCGGGCTGCTGATGCAGGAAAAGTCCAGCCAGCCGTTGGCAGGAGGCTCGCTGGGGCTGTGGTACGCCCCCAACATCACCTCTGACCCGGTGAGCGGTATCGGGGCGTGGACCGATCAGGAGATCACCCAGTACCTGAAAACCGGCAAGGTGAGCGGCAAGGCGCAGGCCGGCGGCGGCATGGCAGAGGCCATAACCCACAGCCTGTCCCACCTTACCGATGACGACATCGCATCAATCGTCACCTACCTGCGCACGGTGCCCCCGGTGGCGGACGCGGGCATGACCCGCAGCGCCTCTTCCTGGTCGCTGCGGGAGGGCGGCGCCACGACTGCCGGAGAGGCCCGCCTGCGCGGCACCTCGCTGCCGCTGGACAACGGCCAGGTGGTCTACGACGGCTCCTGCGCCAGCTGCCACGGCAGTCGCGGCGAGGGCAGCACGGATCAGTACTACCCGTCCTTGACCCATAACAGCACGGTGGGCGCAGCGACCCCGCAGAACCTGCTGGCGACCATCCTGAGCGGCGTAGACCGCGAGGTGGCGGGTGAGCACGTGCTGATGCCGCACTTCTCCACGGGCTCGTACGTGCAACCGCTGACCGACACGGAAATCGCCAACGTCGCGACCTACGTACGACAGCAGTTCGGTCCCGGTGACAGCGTATCGTTGGACGACGTCAAGCGCGCACGCGCGGGCGGTCCAGCGCCGTTGCTGATGACGCTCACCACCTACGGCCTGCCGGCAGCCGGACTGCTGTTCATCGGGCTGGTGTACTGGCTGTGGCGTCGTCGCGCCGCGCGCAGGAAGAGGGGGCTGTGATGCGCGCATCGTCTGTGGTGCTGTCGCTGGCTGCGCTGCTCGCCGCGCAGCAGGCCGCTGCCGCCGAGGCGCGCCTTGAGCCCGCCGCCAAGCCGGTCGACACGGTAAAGCAGGTGCCGCTCAGCACGGGCCTGCCACTGCGTGCATGGCTGCAGGATGCCGGCATCACTCCCACTGCCCGCGCCGTGGTGTCATCGGCGTATGCGGATGGCGGCTACCGTGGTTCGGGCAGCGCGACGGCCACGCATCTTGATCTTGGCGCCATCATCGATACCGGCAAGGCCCTGGGCGTCGACGGCACGGTCAGGATCGTGCTGTCCGACCGCTTCGGCCAGGCAGTGCATGACCGCTACACCGGCAGCTACATCCAGAACCAGGCGTTCTGGGGACAGGGCCAGAATTTCCGCCTCAACGAGGTGTCCTACGAACGCTCGCTGCTGGACAAGCGGCTCAGCCTGAAGGGTGGCTTCTTCTCGATGGGCAACGATTTCGGTGGCCTGCCGTATACCTGCAATTTCAACAACAACGGACAGTGTGGCCACCCATTGGGGCCGATCTACAGCTCGGGCTGGCTGGATAATCCC from Stenotrophomonas sp. 169 includes the following:
- a CDS encoding GMC family oxidoreductase, which encodes MKKPTFNNGDVEADVIVVGSGVVGALVANQLVAAGHSVVMLEAGPRLKRAEVVQNWRNASFERRLGSDFQGPYPQSPHATAPLYFPANDYVALSGPDASSFRQGFIKAVGGTTWHWAASCWRHLPVDFKMKSAYGVGRDWPIAYADIEDYYCRAEEALGVSGPNDPTRQSPRERSRPYVADMIPWGHGDATFAEVVNPHGYNLVPIPQGRTIQPWNERPACCGNNNCQPICPIGAMYNGIHTVDAAEKKGAVVLEEAVVYRIDTDAQNTVTAVHWYDRDRVSHKATGRQFVIACNALETPRLLLLAANEQNPTGIANGSDQVGRNMMDHSGFHCSFIADRPIWLGRGPAQSSCMVGPRDGSFRADYSANKIILNNISRVPVATQQALAMGLVGDALDAEIRRRAVYGVDLSISLEPLPDPTNRLTLSTSRVDGLGLACPDIHYSLGDYARKGYDKACEQLRHIGSLFNAEEFNITTALNANNHIMGSTIMGSDPRDSVVDENCRAHDHANLWLPGGSAMVSASVVNSTLTMAALGLKTADAIERAL
- a CDS encoding SDR family oxidoreductase, with translation MTTRNQYDMQNPLTQFPQPTYPAQVQTAPGTVHALSPSADHGETSYVGLGRMKGRKALVTGADSGIGRAVAIAFAREGADIVLNYLPEEEQDAAEVVALIKAEGRKAVAVPGDLQDEQFCSALVAKAVEALGGLDVVANIAGKQVAVEKIEDLSTEQFDATFRTNVHALFWVCKAALPHLPAGATIINTASIQAYQPSPNLLDYAPTKAAIVNFTKALAQQVAERGIRVNAVAPGPVWTPLQPAGGQPPEAIPEFGSQTPLKRAGQPVEMASAYVLLATQESSYITGEVIGATGGMLLP
- a CDS encoding sugar dehydrogenase complex small subunit; its protein translation is MPHWNVSVDDSNGDAGSEQPHAWSRRRFLLASASMALFAACRRSDTAAVGTQPSANQQADSGPSDADAAADARFLALSSALTGKHDLDPYVSGRIRAAMAVHEPATTSTLDALQRLAGTVDSPEEFIAIPAVRDAALVIVAAWYTGTVGKGTDAVTVAYRDALMQHPVADGIFPATYARGGPAWWVAAPPPAVAAR
- a CDS encoding glycoside hydrolase family 15 protein, producing MTSADVAGIDTRRDADGYAPINGYAAIGDGRSSALIAPDGSIDWWCAPCMDAPPLLDRLLDAPEGGRFVLQPRDSQHVQRRYRHNSNVLETEVRTASGTARITESLNSGPAGRLPWSELARRVDVLDGSVTFDLLYQPGNRGGTCTPWMSETPNGCVHHVGPVMTMLHYSPRLQVETCDDRQVRGVLVLDAGEQDIVALLASQDEVLPVPPLQEIDTRIDRSDREWRQWVADLKCTSTYREEVICSALALKFLWFAPTGAIAAAVSASLPERIGGDKNWDYRYAWVRDAAYVIKAFLRVGATPDAKAGFSWLMTTIGRHRPGLAPCFTLRGERVEEERYVEVPGYRNSQPVRVGNTATDQLQTCGYGDVMEMASRMIDAGHIFDPSTARLLFELAEECADGWMRKDSGFWELEDMQHYTMSKVECWMALRRACELAEKGHITTARLPRWQREKERILDWIDAHCWDEARQTYVMHAGSDRLDASLMLACRFGLADVRRERFIATRNAMRRELCDASGDLLWRYSGMQECEGTFISCAFWMVEAYGLLGEPEEAKRLFESLLARVRNDVGLMPEMWDPATEQGLGNTPQGLSHLALIHAAFAVAGK
- a CDS encoding DUF2628 domain-containing protein, with the protein product METRTTSPVSPKWQFRFDFFQQHGAPKTKEYREALKALPFADKLKVNVNLFALFFGWIYLAILGMWRKALVVLGLNVILVVLSFVMPDIVARALWAALNIAVGMSTNYSFFMERVKGKESWNPFEGLF
- a CDS encoding cytochrome c: MRAAALVLLAAAWALCVPAAHADDAVERGRYLATAGDCMACHTKPTDGKAYAGGYAIASPMGQIWASNITPSVKFGIGRYSEADFERAVRQGIRKDGARLYPAMPYTAYAKLSEQDIHDLYAYFMAEVKPVDEVSPSTDLPFPFNMRFSMAGWNLLFLDDAPFVAEPAKDAQWNRGAYLVEGLEHCGSCHTPRGLLMQEKSSQPLAGGSLGLWYAPNITSDPVSGIGAWTDQEITQYLKTGKVSGKAQAGGGMAEAITHSLSHLTDDDIASIVTYLRTVPPVADAGMTRSASSWSLREGGATTAGEARLRGTSLPLDNGQVVYDGSCASCHGSRGEGSTDQYYPSLTHNSTVGAATPQNLLATILSGVDREVAGEHVLMPHFSTGSYVQPLTDTEIANVATYVRQQFGPGDSVSLDDVKRARAGGPAPLLMTLTTYGLPAAGLLFIGLVYWLWRRRAARRKRGL